One part of the Lepeophtheirus salmonis chromosome 14, UVic_Lsal_1.4, whole genome shotgun sequence genome encodes these proteins:
- the LOC121129602 gene encoding uncharacterized protein: protein MIKMCDALQINWKLPSSNSSSVLGPKKENKQVLRDYYHRSDSNNNNPLKRQHFSKKNDDSNGKYTLRACSIQKRIETESRKGQPRKRGPKPRPKPVPMSKYRRRTANQRERQRMGEINVAFEKLREKMPSPTSGKNRCEKMTKINILHVAINYIRALESILDTGDPGVQVYGTSIIRGPIKNDENTTAKSSDPSQLLLQTDSTPPSPVGEASEDSGIMEEEEDRYPDWTELTSTLDFPTFYNKIINKDISLTTQQLLSNSTRVLANKTTTLNLSEFLSSNSSQNNSNSSRPVSDKIPEEEPNLFNDLNSSFESISEGLVDFSHEDPFENLFF from the coding sequence atgattaaaatgtGTGACGCCTTACAAATAAATTGGAAGCTTCCTTCTAGTAACTCTTCCTCAGTCCTTGgacctaaaaaagaaaataaacaagttctTCGTGACTATTATCATCGCTCTGACAGTAACAATAACAATCCTCTCAAACGtcaacatttttccaaaaagaatgaCGACTCCAATGGAAAATACACTCTCCGCGCCTGTTCCATTCAAAAGCGAATTGAAACAGAGTCACGTAAGGGACAACCTCGTAAACGTGGTCCAAAACCTAGACCAAAGCCTGTACCAATGTCAAAATACCGTAGAAGAACTGCCAATCAACGTGAACGCCAGCGTATGGGAGAAATCAATGTAGCATTTGAAAAACTCCGTGAAAAGATGCCATCCCCTACGAGTGGAAAAAATCGCTgcgagaaaatgacaaaaattaatatccttCATGTCGCCATCAATTATATCCGTGCTTTGGAGTCAATTTTAGACACTGGAGATCCTGGCGTACAAGTCTACGGAACATCCATCATCCGTGGACCCATTAAAAATGATGAGAACACCACTGCAAAATCCAGTGATCCATCTCAACTACTTCTCCAAACGGACAGCACACCTCCAAGTCCAGTAGGAGAAGCATCGGAAGACTCTGGAATTATGGAAGAGGAAGAAGATCGATACCCTGACTGGACAGAGCTCACATCTACTCTTGACTTCCCTacgttttataataaaataatcaataaagacATTTCACTCACAACGCAACAACTACTCAGCAACAGCACGCGTGTCCTTGCCAATAAGACAACAACTCTTAATTTATCTGAATTTCTTAGTAGTAATAGTAGCCAGAATAACAGTAATAGCAGTAGACCTGTGTCAGACAAAATCCCAGAGGAAGAGCCCAACCTTTTCAACGATCTCAATTCAAGCTTTGAATCCATATCAGAAGGGCTGGTGGACTTTAGCCACGAGGATCCGTTTGAAAATCTATTCTTTTGA